A stretch of the Azorhizobium caulinodans ORS 571 genome encodes the following:
- the hemP gene encoding hemin uptake protein HemP, with the protein MTKHDHGRTAWQPEDRIRAIPVMDEKMDSRDLFAASRVLTITHGSQTYQLRLTSQNKLILTK; encoded by the coding sequence ATGACCAAGCATGACCATGGCCGCACGGCTTGGCAGCCTGAAGACCGCATCCGAGCCATTCCCGTGATGGATGAAAAGATGGACAGCCGTGACCTCTTCGCTGCGTCCCGGGTGTTGACGATCACGCACGGTTCGCAGACCTATCAGTTGCGCCTGACCTCGCAGAACAAGCTGATCCTGACGAAGTGA
- a CDS encoding efflux RND transporter permease subunit: MFSELCIRRPVMTTLMMLSLIIGGLFAYRLLPVAALPRVDFPTISITATLPGASPDTMATAVATPIERQLSTISGITSLTSTSTQGSTSITIQFDLSRNIDDAALDVQSALSVAQRQLPDEMTTPPSFRKVNPADAPVILLAVSSATLPLSAVNEYADTVIGQQISQLPGVAQVQIYGTQKYAVRIRVDPAAAAARGISASDIQNAIEARASNTPIGLLSGPKQALTIDMGAAKADAGEYRKLVIAFRNGAPVRLDEIATISDGVENERVASWFNDQRAIVLAVVRQPDANTVAVVDEVRSHLGQYRSQVPASVEIDVLNDRSVSIREAVHDVQKTLFEAIVLVVLVIFLFLRNVRATIIPSLALPISIIATFGVMWALNFSINNMTLLALTLCVGFVVDDAIVVLENIYRHIEEGEKPFAAAIRGSREIGFTIISMTLSLVAVFIPVLFMGGVVGRVFREFAVTISIAILISGFVSLTLTPMLCARVLKAPDHHKTPNLFYRLTERMFDAWLAGYRHSLDFVLRHRFFMLLVTFATIGISAALYVVIPKGFFPVEDNGFITATVEAATDTSFEAMVERQKKVAAVVREDPNVAYLVSTAGATGVSRTTNTGRMFIALKPKGERKLSAFQVIQDLRRRTAQVPGVNVFYQPVQNINIGGINSKSQYQYTLQSSDTAALYAAAPALERRLAELPGLRDVTSDLQITNPQLTIDVNKDRAAAVGITEEQIRNALYTQFGTRQVATLYTSTNQYAIIAEAQSRYQREASDLSRVYLRTTSGTVVPLETVATIRRTVGPLQIAHQQQQPAVTISFNLAPGTSLGQAVEQIGQAERDAGLPASVSTGFQGTAQVFQDALGNQALLILAAVVVIYIVLGVLYESFVHPLTILSGLPSAGIGALVTLMIFDIELSVIAIIGIVMLVGIVKKNAIMMIDVALERRRQGVGALDAIREAALLRFRPIMMTTLAAIFGVLPIALGAGAGSELRQPLGVAVVGGLLLSQLLTLYITPVIYLYLDRFDGWVTRKISGDETPAVPHEQPMPAE; encoded by the coding sequence ATGTTCTCGGAGTTGTGCATCCGACGCCCGGTGATGACGACGCTGATGATGCTCTCCCTCATCATCGGCGGCCTCTTCGCCTATCGCCTGCTGCCCGTGGCGGCGCTGCCGCGCGTGGACTTCCCGACCATCAGCATCACCGCGACGTTGCCGGGCGCCAGCCCCGACACCATGGCGACCGCGGTGGCGACACCCATAGAGCGCCAGCTCTCCACCATCTCCGGCATCACCTCGCTCACCTCCACGAGCACGCAGGGCTCGACCTCGATCACCATCCAGTTCGACCTGTCGCGCAACATCGACGATGCGGCCCTCGACGTGCAGTCGGCCCTCTCCGTGGCCCAGCGCCAGCTGCCGGACGAGATGACGACACCACCGAGCTTCCGTAAGGTCAATCCGGCCGATGCGCCGGTGATCCTGCTGGCGGTCTCCTCGGCGACGCTGCCGCTCTCGGCGGTGAATGAATATGCGGACACGGTGATCGGCCAGCAGATCTCCCAGCTTCCCGGCGTGGCGCAGGTGCAGATCTACGGCACGCAGAAATATGCCGTGCGCATCCGCGTCGATCCCGCCGCCGCCGCCGCACGTGGCATTTCCGCCTCCGACATCCAGAACGCCATCGAGGCTCGCGCCTCCAACACGCCCATCGGCCTGCTCTCCGGGCCGAAGCAGGCGCTGACCATCGACATGGGAGCCGCCAAGGCGGATGCGGGCGAATACCGCAAGCTGGTCATCGCCTTCCGCAATGGCGCGCCGGTCCGCCTCGACGAGATCGCCACCATTTCCGACGGCGTGGAGAACGAGCGCGTCGCCTCCTGGTTCAATGACCAGCGCGCCATCGTCCTCGCCGTGGTGCGCCAGCCCGACGCAAATACGGTGGCGGTGGTGGACGAGGTGCGCAGCCATCTCGGCCAGTATCGCTCGCAGGTGCCGGCCTCGGTGGAGATCGACGTCCTCAACGACCGCTCCGTCTCCATCCGCGAGGCGGTGCATGATGTGCAGAAGACGCTGTTCGAGGCCATTGTCCTCGTGGTGCTGGTGATCTTCCTCTTCCTGCGCAACGTGCGGGCCACCATCATCCCCTCGCTGGCCCTGCCCATCTCCATCATCGCCACCTTCGGCGTCATGTGGGCGCTGAACTTCTCCATCAACAACATGACGCTGCTGGCGCTCACCCTGTGCGTCGGCTTTGTGGTGGACGATGCCATCGTGGTGCTGGAGAACATCTACCGGCACATCGAGGAGGGCGAGAAGCCGTTCGCCGCCGCCATCCGAGGCTCGCGGGAGATCGGCTTCACCATCATCTCCATGACGCTGTCGCTGGTGGCGGTGTTCATCCCCGTGCTGTTCATGGGCGGCGTGGTGGGGCGCGTGTTCCGCGAGTTCGCGGTCACCATCTCGATCGCCATCCTGATTTCCGGCTTCGTCTCGCTGACGCTGACGCCCATGCTCTGCGCCCGCGTGCTGAAGGCGCCGGACCACCACAAGACGCCGAACCTCTTCTATCGCCTCACCGAGCGCATGTTCGACGCCTGGCTTGCCGGCTATCGCCACAGCCTCGACTTCGTGCTGCGGCACCGCTTCTTCATGCTGCTGGTGACGTTCGCCACCATCGGTATCTCGGCGGCGCTTTATGTGGTCATTCCCAAGGGCTTCTTCCCCGTGGAGGACAACGGCTTCATCACCGCCACGGTGGAGGCCGCCACCGACACCTCGTTCGAGGCCATGGTGGAGCGGCAGAAGAAGGTCGCCGCCGTGGTGCGGGAGGACCCCAACGTCGCCTATCTGGTCTCCACCGCCGGCGCGACGGGTGTGAGCCGCACCACCAACACGGGGCGGATGTTCATCGCGCTGAAGCCCAAGGGCGAGCGTAAGCTCTCCGCCTTCCAGGTGATCCAGGACCTGCGCCGCCGCACCGCGCAGGTGCCGGGGGTGAACGTGTTCTATCAGCCGGTGCAGAACATCAACATCGGCGGCATCAACTCCAAGAGCCAGTATCAGTACACGCTGCAAAGCTCCGACACGGCCGCGCTCTATGCCGCCGCCCCGGCACTGGAGCGGCGCCTCGCCGAACTGCCCGGCCTGCGCGACGTGACCTCGGACCTCCAGATCACCAACCCGCAGCTCACCATCGACGTGAACAAGGACCGGGCGGCGGCGGTGGGCATCACGGAAGAGCAGATCCGCAACGCCCTCTACACCCAGTTCGGCACCCGGCAGGTGGCGACGCTCTACACCAGCACCAACCAGTACGCGATCATCGCCGAGGCGCAGTCCCGCTACCAGCGCGAGGCCTCCGACCTCAGCCGGGTCTATCTTCGCACCACCAGCGGAACCGTCGTGCCGCTGGAGACCGTGGCCACCATCCGGCGCACCGTGGGGCCGCTCCAGATCGCCCATCAGCAGCAGCAGCCGGCGGTGACCATCTCCTTCAACCTCGCGCCCGGCACCTCGCTGGGGCAGGCGGTGGAGCAGATCGGGCAGGCGGAGCGGGATGCCGGCCTGCCGGCCTCCGTCTCTACCGGCTTCCAGGGCACCGCGCAGGTGTTCCAGGATGCGCTGGGCAACCAGGCCCTGCTCATCCTCGCCGCCGTGGTGGTGATCTATATCGTGCTGGGCGTGCTCTATGAGAGCTTCGTCCACCCGCTCACCATCCTCTCGGGCCTGCCGTCGGCCGGCATCGGCGCGCTGGTGACGCTGATGATCTTCGACATCGAACTGTCGGTGATCGCCATCATCGGCATCGTGATGCTGGTGGGCATCGTGAAGAAGAACGCGATCATGATGATCGACGTGGCGCTGGAGCGGCGGCGGCAGGGCGTCGGCGCCCTCGATGCCATCCGCGAGGCGGCCCTGCTGCGCTTCCGTCCCATCATGATGACGACGCTCGCCGCCATCTTCGGCGTGCTGCCCATCGCGCTTGGTGCCGGCGCCGGCTCGGAACTGCGCCAGCCGCTGGGCGTCGCCGTGGTGGGCGGCCTGCTGCTGTCGCAACTCCTCACCCTCTACATCACGCCGGTTATCTATCTCTATCTCGACCGGTTCGACGGCTGGGTGACGCGCAAGATCTCCGGCGACGAGACGCCCGCCGTGCCGCACGAGCAGCCTATGCCCGCGGAATAG
- a CDS encoding VOC family protein, which produces MFSHITVGVTDLARAGRFYDALLAPLGFNPRKTEPDGGPEALCWIGASRLPEFFAHRPFNGAPAQAGNGNMVAFLAPDPGAVDAAYVAGMAAGGTDEGPPGPRPHYGAGYYGAYLRDPDGKKVHVVHRGDVTP; this is translated from the coding sequence ATGTTCAGCCATATCACCGTCGGGGTCACGGACCTCGCCCGTGCGGGACGCTTCTATGATGCGCTGCTGGCACCCCTCGGCTTCAACCCGCGCAAAACCGAGCCCGATGGTGGACCGGAGGCTCTGTGCTGGATCGGGGCGAGCCGCCTGCCCGAATTCTTCGCCCATCGCCCGTTCAACGGCGCGCCGGCACAGGCCGGCAACGGCAACATGGTCGCCTTCCTCGCCCCGGACCCGGGGGCCGTCGATGCGGCCTATGTGGCAGGCATGGCGGCGGGTGGCACGGACGAAGGCCCGCCCGGTCCCCGCCCCCATTATGGCGCCGGCTATTACGGCGCCTATCTGCGTGATCCGGACGGCAAGAAGGTGCATGTGGTGCACCGGGGTGATGTGACGCCCTGA
- a CDS encoding potassium/proton antiporter has protein sequence MGTVFLSDLVLLVGSALVLLGTVSSLLAARFGAPILLVFLLLGILAGEAGPGQIHFSDYWATYMVGSAALAVILFDGGLRMRASTMRGAVVPAVILSTVGVMLTAGLVALAALPLLGLPPLESLLVGAIVASTDAAAVLFLVRAQGLRLGRRVGAVIEIESATNDPAAVFLTVTLVELLASGAGNPGWALTVGLVQQMVLGAALGVAGGFGLAFVLNRLDLPGGLHPALVVAAAVLIYAATAMLHGSGFLAVYLAGLVLGNRPVRAIASITSFHDTVTWLCQIVMFVMLGLLLSPSRMVQYLPPALLIAAFLVLVGRPVAVFLCLWPFRFNWREKAFISWAGLRGAVSIFLATIPMLAQLPNAEAYFNVAFVVVLVSLILHGWSLVFAARRLDVALAEPAREAKRFEIDLPGQSEHELVAYPVTGDTLAISSGLLPLWARLVFVVRRGQVLSPQEAGVLKSGDYAYILAPPRRVHRLDPLFMPEERVPSETVAGFPFSGEVMVGDVADLYGLSVPQDERAVSIADTFADRSDERPLPGMRFPLGNAAMEALEVEEGRVTQAALRFETLGEEGDSLLTRVRRQIRRRAATAEEGASPGP, from the coding sequence ATGGGTACTGTTTTCCTCTCCGATCTGGTGCTGCTGGTAGGGTCGGCTCTGGTACTCCTCGGTACCGTTTCAAGCCTCCTGGCAGCCCGCTTCGGCGCGCCCATCCTTCTCGTCTTCCTGTTGCTCGGAATTCTGGCCGGCGAGGCCGGGCCGGGACAGATACACTTCTCCGACTACTGGGCCACCTACATGGTGGGCTCGGCGGCCCTGGCCGTGATCCTGTTCGACGGCGGCCTCCGGATGCGCGCGTCCACCATGCGGGGCGCCGTGGTGCCGGCGGTCATCCTCTCCACGGTCGGCGTGATGCTGACCGCCGGGCTGGTGGCGCTCGCCGCTTTGCCTCTGCTGGGTCTGCCACCGCTGGAGAGCCTGCTGGTGGGCGCCATCGTCGCCTCGACGGACGCCGCCGCCGTCCTGTTCCTCGTCCGCGCGCAAGGGTTGCGCCTCGGTCGCCGGGTGGGGGCGGTGATCGAGATCGAATCGGCCACCAATGATCCGGCGGCGGTCTTCCTCACCGTCACGCTGGTGGAGCTTCTGGCATCCGGCGCCGGCAATCCCGGCTGGGCGCTTACCGTCGGTCTCGTCCAGCAGATGGTGCTCGGCGCGGCGCTAGGCGTGGCGGGCGGTTTCGGTCTCGCATTCGTGCTGAACCGGCTGGACCTGCCGGGCGGGCTTCATCCCGCGCTCGTGGTGGCGGCTGCGGTGCTGATCTATGCGGCCACCGCCATGCTGCACGGGTCCGGCTTCCTCGCCGTCTATCTGGCGGGTCTCGTGCTGGGCAACCGACCCGTGCGGGCCATCGCCTCCATCACCAGTTTCCATGACACGGTGACCTGGCTCTGCCAGATCGTGATGTTCGTGATGCTGGGGCTGCTGCTCTCACCCTCACGCATGGTGCAATATCTGCCCCCGGCGCTGCTGATTGCCGCCTTCCTCGTGCTGGTGGGCCGGCCGGTGGCGGTCTTCCTCTGTCTGTGGCCCTTCCGCTTCAACTGGCGGGAGAAGGCCTTCATCTCCTGGGCGGGTCTGCGCGGGGCGGTGTCCATCTTCCTCGCCACCATTCCCATGCTGGCGCAGCTTCCCAATGCGGAGGCCTATTTCAACGTGGCCTTCGTGGTGGTCCTGGTCTCGCTGATCCTGCACGGCTGGAGCCTCGTCTTTGCCGCCCGCCGGCTCGACGTGGCGCTGGCCGAGCCGGCGCGCGAGGCTAAGCGGTTCGAGATCGACCTGCCGGGCCAGAGCGAGCACGAACTGGTCGCCTATCCGGTGACCGGCGATACGCTGGCCATCTCCTCCGGCCTGCTGCCGCTCTGGGCCCGGCTCGTCTTCGTGGTCCGGCGCGGGCAGGTGCTCTCGCCGCAGGAGGCGGGTGTGCTGAAGAGCGGCGACTATGCCTATATTCTCGCCCCGCCCCGCAGGGTGCACAGGCTCGACCCCTTGTTCATGCCGGAGGAGCGGGTGCCGAGCGAGACCGTGGCTGGCTTTCCCTTCTCCGGCGAGGTGATGGTGGGGGACGTGGCCGATCTCTACGGCCTCTCCGTTCCGCAGGACGAGCGCGCCGTGAGCATCGCCGACACTTTCGCCGACCGCTCCGACGAGCGTCCCTTGCCGGGCATGCGTTTTCCGCTGGGCAATGCGGCCATGGAGGCGCTGGAGGTGGAGGAAGGCCGCGTCACGCAGGCCGCCCTGCGCTTCGAGACGCTCGGCGAGGAGGGCGACAGCCTGCTGACGCGCGTGCGCCGCCAGATCCGCCGCCGCGCCGCGACGGCCGAAGAAGGCGCAAGCCCGGGACCGTGA
- a CDS encoding UDP-glucuronic acid decarboxylase family protein produces MVNINPNGLLPKRIAVTGGAGFVGSHLCEALLGRGHEVLCIDNFYTGARVNVQHLLGNPRFELMRHDITFPLYIEVDEIYNLACPASPVHYQFDPVQTVKTSVIGAINALGLAKRLRVPVLQASTSEVYGDPEVHPQPEGYWGNVNPIGPRSCYDEGKRCAETLFFDYHRQHQIAIKVVRIFNTYGPRMHPNDGRVVSNFIVQALRGEDITVFGDGSQTRSFCYVDDLVRGLIAMMESPKDVIGPINIGNPAEFTIRQLAEQVIALTGSRSRIIEKPLPQDDPKQRQPDISRARDTLGWGPTVQLEQGLKATIAYFDRLLSHRPTDATGPLLDPAPAGQA; encoded by the coding sequence ATGGTCAACATCAATCCGAACGGCCTGCTGCCGAAGCGCATCGCGGTGACGGGGGGCGCGGGCTTTGTCGGATCGCATCTGTGCGAGGCTCTGCTGGGCCGCGGGCACGAGGTGCTGTGCATCGACAATTTCTACACCGGCGCCCGGGTGAACGTGCAGCATCTGCTCGGCAATCCGCGCTTCGAGCTGATGCGCCACGACATCACCTTCCCGCTCTATATCGAGGTGGACGAGATCTACAATCTCGCTTGTCCCGCCTCGCCGGTGCATTACCAGTTCGATCCGGTGCAGACGGTGAAGACCAGCGTCATCGGTGCCATCAATGCGCTGGGCCTTGCCAAGCGCCTGCGGGTGCCGGTGCTTCAGGCCTCCACCTCCGAGGTCTATGGCGATCCGGAAGTGCATCCCCAGCCGGAGGGCTACTGGGGTAACGTGAACCCGATCGGCCCGCGCTCCTGCTATGACGAGGGCAAGCGCTGCGCGGAGACGCTGTTCTTCGACTATCACCGGCAGCACCAGATCGCGATCAAAGTGGTACGTATTTTCAATACGTATGGGCCGCGGATGCACCCGAACGACGGGCGTGTGGTCTCGAACTTCATCGTCCAGGCGTTGCGTGGGGAGGATATTACCGTCTTCGGCGACGGCTCCCAGACTCGCTCCTTCTGCTACGTCGACGATCTGGTGCGCGGCCTCATCGCCATGATGGAGAGCCCGAAGGACGTGATCGGTCCCATCAACATCGGCAATCCGGCGGAATTCACCATCCGTCAGCTCGCCGAGCAGGTGATCGCGCTCACCGGCTCGCGCTCGCGCATCATCGAGAAGCCGCTGCCGCAGGACGATCCCAAGCAGCGACAGCCCGACATTTCGCGGGCGCGGGACACGCTCGGCTGGGGGCCGACGGTGCAACTGGAACAGGGGCTCAAGGCGACCATCGCCTATTTCGACCGCCTGCTGTCGCACCGACCCACCGACGCCACGGGGCCGCTGCTTGATCCCGCGCCGGCCGGGCAGGCCTGA
- a CDS encoding amidohydrolase family protein, producing the protein MRSRDLGRVDAPETGVRESGETVSNYVDAGLVLPRRLATGRTAGPAPGTRSASDGSTAPDLADWRPLAAGPVDPRITAAAGTLLAGLDQDGLAGAVLQCERPADGHLLMDIAAHAPQRLRAVLPLPARRVVADVPRLMAHGLVGFSFAGAPSLDVAWWGAMLRPLAAHGLHLHLDVPPESWDALLPVVLGQGVPVRLALPRTADHLCRAWGAFRVLERHAADEHLWIGFVPVLLRAQGLGRLVDRLLEVAGPERLVWASGRDSERRGHGHAEQVAALDDLLPDPQVRAAIAGSNARCLAFGRPRPKREH; encoded by the coding sequence ATGCGTTCCAGAGATCTTGGCCGCGTCGATGCGCCGGAGACCGGCGTGCGGGAGAGCGGGGAGACGGTGTCCAATTACGTGGACGCCGGGCTCGTGCTGCCGCGACGCCTTGCGACTGGGCGGACGGCAGGTCCCGCGCCGGGCACCCGGTCCGCGTCCGACGGGTCGACGGCGCCCGATCTGGCGGACTGGCGCCCGCTGGCCGCCGGGCCGGTGGACCCCCGCATAACCGCTGCTGCCGGGACCCTGCTCGCGGGTCTCGATCAGGATGGCCTCGCCGGCGCCGTGCTCCAGTGTGAGCGGCCCGCCGACGGCCATCTGCTCATGGACATCGCCGCCCATGCGCCGCAGCGCCTGCGTGCCGTGCTGCCGCTGCCCGCGCGGCGCGTCGTCGCCGATGTTCCCCGGCTGATGGCCCACGGGCTGGTGGGGTTCTCGTTCGCCGGGGCTCCGTCGCTCGATGTCGCCTGGTGGGGCGCCATGCTGCGGCCGCTGGCGGCCCACGGCCTGCACCTCCATCTCGACGTGCCGCCCGAAAGCTGGGACGCGCTGCTGCCGGTGGTGCTGGGGCAGGGGGTGCCGGTGCGGCTCGCCCTGCCGCGCACCGCCGATCATCTGTGCCGGGCGTGGGGCGCCTTCCGCGTGCTGGAGCGCCATGCCGCGGACGAGCACCTCTGGATCGGCTTCGTTCCGGTGCTGCTCCGGGCGCAGGGGCTCGGCCGGCTGGTGGACCGGTTGCTGGAAGTGGCGGGGCCGGAGCGTCTCGTCTGGGCCAGCGGGCGGGATTCGGAACGGCGGGGCCACGGCCATGCCGAGCAGGTGGCGGCCCTCGACGATCTCCTCCCCGATCCGCAGGTCCGCGCTGCGATCGCCGGCAGCAATGCCCGGTGCCTCGCCTTCGGGCGGCCTCGTCCCAAGCGCGAGCACTAG
- a CDS encoding efflux RND transporter periplasmic adaptor subunit: MGGAKRTGRWRFYFLFFCLVAAGGAGWAWSQGLIGKGGGTAKAQSQPERRVAVVVATAQDRPMPVRIEALGTVEPQVTVTIRSRVASQVTSVAFEDGAVVNKGDLLFQLDPREVDAQILQARATLAKDKTQLEKALRDMERYSGLAARNTVSQVTLDDARTTADAQKATVDQDEANLKALEVQRTYYDIRSPASGRLGVAAVRPGAVIRVDDTLATVRQIKPIYVAFGVPEHYLRDIRAAQNDAKVEIALQGSKDVVGDGRISVIDNTVDPQTGTLMVRAVFENADERLWPGTLGAVSVTLRMESGVVSVPAEAVQSGQSGTFVFVVENDTAHVRPVTMARTVDGYAVITAGLKGGEVVVTDGQLSLREGSRVSVKGAAASTPAPGA, translated from the coding sequence ATGGGCGGGGCGAAGCGGACGGGACGCTGGCGGTTTTATTTTCTGTTTTTCTGCCTTGTTGCGGCAGGCGGGGCCGGCTGGGCGTGGTCGCAGGGGCTCATCGGCAAGGGCGGTGGTACGGCCAAGGCGCAGAGCCAGCCGGAGCGGCGGGTCGCCGTCGTCGTCGCCACCGCGCAGGACAGGCCCATGCCGGTGCGCATCGAGGCCCTCGGTACGGTGGAGCCTCAGGTTACGGTGACCATCCGCTCCCGCGTCGCCAGCCAGGTCACCAGTGTCGCCTTCGAGGACGGCGCCGTCGTCAACAAGGGCGACCTCCTCTTCCAGCTCGATCCGCGCGAGGTGGATGCGCAGATCCTTCAGGCCCGCGCCACCCTCGCCAAGGACAAGACCCAGCTTGAGAAGGCCCTGCGCGACATGGAGCGCTATTCGGGCCTTGCCGCGCGCAACACGGTCTCGCAGGTGACGCTGGACGACGCGCGCACCACCGCCGACGCCCAGAAGGCGACCGTCGATCAGGACGAGGCGAACCTGAAGGCGCTGGAGGTGCAGCGCACCTATTATGACATCCGCTCGCCCGCGTCCGGCCGCCTCGGCGTCGCGGCGGTGCGGCCCGGCGCGGTGATCCGGGTGGACGACACCCTCGCCACCGTGCGCCAGATCAAGCCCATCTATGTCGCCTTCGGCGTGCCCGAGCACTATCTGCGCGACATCCGCGCGGCCCAGAATGACGCGAAGGTCGAGATCGCGCTTCAGGGCAGCAAGGATGTGGTGGGCGATGGCCGCATCTCGGTGATCGACAATACGGTCGATCCGCAGACCGGCACGCTGATGGTGCGGGCCGTGTTCGAGAATGCGGACGAGCGCCTGTGGCCCGGCACCCTTGGTGCCGTGTCGGTCACGCTGCGCATGGAGAGCGGCGTCGTCTCCGTTCCGGCGGAGGCGGTGCAGAGCGGCCAGAGCGGCACCTTCGTCTTCGTGGTGGAAAATGACACTGCCCACGTGCGCCCGGTGACCATGGCCCGCACGGTGGATGGCTATGCGGTCATCACCGCCGGCCTCAAGGGAGGTGAGGTCGTCGTGACGGACGGCCAGCTCTCGCTGCGCGAGGGCAGCCGCGTCAGCGTAAAAGGCGCCGCCGCCTCGACGCCCGCGCCGGGAGCCTGA
- a CDS encoding aminotransferase, producing the protein MSVSLAPRPPVPAVSRLNSIYSALPTTIFEVMSGLARTHQAVNLGQGFPDDPGPLDVRQKAADAVVDGWNQYPPMMGLADLRQAAAVHYKHWQGLDLDPESEVMVTSGATEALAGALFSLIEPGDEVVLFQPLYDAYLPLVQRAGGIPRLVRLEPPSWRITAEKLEAAFSPRTKVVLFNNPQNPTGIVHSREEMQLIADFCIRFDVIAVCDEVWEHVIFDGRRHLPMMAIPGMRERTVKISSAGKIFGMTGWKVGLVFAQPELMRVLGKAHQFLTFTTPPNLQAAVAYGLGKEDAYFEDMRADLQRSRDRLAKGLSDLGFPVLPSAGTYFLSVDLAAIDPTLDDEAFCLDLVKTHGVAAIPVSAFYAQDAVRSVVRFCFAKRDATLDAALERLAGALRNGR; encoded by the coding sequence ATGTCCGTCTCCCTCGCCCCGCGTCCGCCCGTGCCCGCCGTCAGCCGGCTCAATTCCATCTATTCCGCCTTGCCCACCACCATCTTCGAGGTGATGTCGGGTCTGGCCCGCACCCATCAGGCCGTTAACCTCGGACAGGGCTTTCCCGATGATCCGGGCCCGCTGGACGTGCGCCAGAAGGCGGCGGACGCCGTGGTCGATGGCTGGAACCAGTATCCGCCCATGATGGGCCTTGCCGATCTGCGGCAGGCGGCGGCGGTGCACTACAAGCATTGGCAGGGCCTCGACCTCGATCCCGAGAGCGAGGTGATGGTCACGTCGGGCGCCACCGAGGCGCTGGCCGGCGCGCTCTTCTCGCTCATTGAGCCGGGCGACGAGGTGGTGCTGTTCCAGCCGCTCTATGACGCCTATCTGCCTCTCGTGCAGCGGGCGGGCGGCATTCCCCGGCTGGTGCGGCTGGAGCCGCCGTCCTGGCGCATCACCGCCGAGAAGCTGGAGGCCGCCTTCTCGCCGCGCACCAAGGTGGTGTTGTTCAACAACCCGCAGAACCCGACGGGCATCGTGCATTCCCGCGAGGAAATGCAGCTCATCGCCGATTTCTGCATCCGCTTCGACGTCATCGCCGTGTGCGACGAAGTGTGGGAGCACGTGATCTTCGACGGTCGCCGGCATCTGCCCATGATGGCGATCCCCGGCATGCGCGAGCGCACCGTGAAGATCTCGTCCGCCGGCAAGATCTTCGGCATGACCGGCTGGAAGGTGGGCCTCGTCTTCGCCCAGCCTGAGCTGATGCGGGTGCTCGGCAAGGCGCACCAGTTCCTCACCTTCACCACCCCGCCGAACCTTCAGGCGGCGGTTGCCTATGGGCTCGGCAAGGAAGACGCCTATTTCGAGGACATGCGCGCCGACCTCCAGCGCTCCCGCGACCGGCTGGCCAAGGGCCTGTCCGACCTCGGCTTCCCGGTGCTGCCGAGCGCGGGCACCTATTTCCTTTCCGTGGACCTCGCGGCCATCGACCCGACGCTGGATGACGAGGCCTTCTGCCTCGATCTCGTGAAGACCCACGGCGTGGCGGCCATTCCCGTCTCCGCCTTCTATGCGCAGGATGCGGTGCGCTCGGTGGTGCGCTTCTGTTTCGCCAAGCGCGATGCCACGCTCGACGCCGCGCTGGAGCGCCTCGCCGGGGCGCTGCGCAACGGAAGGTAG